The proteins below come from a single Deltaproteobacteria bacterium genomic window:
- a CDS encoding DUF4143 domain-containing protein: MGANLWRELPPFSGNLIKRVSKRAKGMLFNTGLICYLLQTQRVPTLQTNPSLGAIFKATICLEIQAVIDSVQNGANLYHWRTPYGHEVDLVLEHEGRLYAFECKWGEDIKPSALVGLQAFRKTYGNKFAACIVVTPIGATRWIANGILKIALLPGVM; this comes from the coding sequence ATGGGAGCAAATCTGTGGCGTGAGTTACCACCTTTTAGCGGCAACTTAATCAAGCGTGTTTCTAAGCGAGCAAAGGGAATGCTTTTTAACACTGGCCTTATATGCTACTTATTGCAAACACAGCGCGTCCCTACACTACAAACTAATCCATCCCTTGGTGCTATTTTTAAAGCAACGATCTGTCTTGAGATACAAGCTGTAATAGATTCTGTACAAAACGGCGCTAACCTTTATCATTGGCGTACTCCATATGGTCACGAGGTAGACTTAGTACTTGAACATGAAGGGCGACTTTATGCTTTTGAATGTAAATGGGGTGAAGACATAAAACCAAGTGCCCTAGTTGGCTTGCAGGCTTTTCGTAAAACTTACGGCAATAAATTCGCTGCATGCATAGTAGTTACCCCCATAGGTGCGACTCGTTGGATTGCTAATGGTATACTTAAAATAGCATTATTACCAGGAGTCATGTAA